Proteins from one Mycobacterium sp. EPa45 genomic window:
- the argS gene encoding arginine--tRNA ligase codes for MTPADLAELLRTTAAAVLAEHDLDPAALPATVTVERPRNPEHGDYATNLALQLGKKVGANPRELAGWLAAALADADGISAAEVAGPGFVNLRIEASAQGVIVTNVLEAGAGYGNSTELDGTTINLEFVSANPTGPIHIGGTRWAAVGDALGRLLSTQGAAVTREYYFNDHGAQIDRFTNSLIAAAKGEPAPEDGYAGDYIKDIADQVLAKVPDALSQIGDEQKETFRSIGVDLMFDHIKESLHEFGTDFDVYTHEDSMHTSGRVDEAIAKLRQTGNIYEKDGATWLRTTEFGDDKDRVVIKSDGQPAYIAGDLAYYLDKRQRGFDLCIYMLGADHHGYIARLKAAAAALGDDPDTVEVLIGQMVNLVRDGQPVRMSKRAGTVITLDDLVDAIGVDAARYSLTRSSVDTPIDIDLALWSSASNENPVYYVQYAHARLSALARNAADLGLTPDTAHLELLTHDKEGALIRNLGEFTRVLKAGASLREPHRVCRYLEDLAGDYHRFYDSCRVLPMGDEEPGDLHRARLALCAATRQVIANGLNILGVSAPERM; via the coding sequence GTGACACCCGCCGACCTCGCCGAGCTGCTCAGGACCACCGCCGCCGCGGTGCTCGCCGAGCATGACCTGGATCCCGCCGCCCTGCCCGCGACGGTGACTGTCGAGCGTCCGCGCAATCCCGAGCACGGCGACTACGCGACGAACCTGGCGCTACAGCTGGGCAAGAAGGTCGGCGCCAACCCCCGCGAGCTGGCCGGCTGGCTGGCCGCCGCGCTCGCCGACGCCGACGGCATCTCCGCCGCCGAGGTCGCCGGCCCCGGCTTCGTGAACCTCCGCATCGAGGCTTCCGCACAGGGTGTCATCGTCACCAACGTCCTCGAGGCGGGCGCCGGCTACGGCAACTCCACCGAGCTCGACGGCACCACCATCAACCTCGAGTTCGTCTCGGCCAATCCGACCGGCCCCATCCACATCGGCGGCACCCGCTGGGCCGCAGTCGGTGACGCCTTGGGCCGGTTGTTGAGCACTCAGGGCGCGGCGGTCACCCGGGAGTACTACTTCAACGACCACGGCGCCCAGATCGACCGGTTCACCAACTCCCTGATCGCCGCGGCGAAGGGCGAGCCCGCGCCGGAGGACGGGTACGCCGGCGACTACATCAAGGACATCGCCGACCAGGTGCTGGCCAAGGTGCCCGATGCGTTGAGCCAGATCGGCGACGAGCAGAAGGAGACCTTCCGCTCGATCGGTGTGGACCTGATGTTCGACCACATCAAGGAGTCACTGCACGAGTTCGGCACCGACTTCGACGTCTACACCCACGAAGACTCGATGCACACCAGCGGGCGCGTCGACGAGGCGATCGCCAAGCTGCGCCAGACCGGCAACATCTACGAGAAAGATGGCGCAACCTGGTTGCGCACAACGGAATTCGGCGACGACAAAGACCGGGTAGTGATCAAGAGTGACGGCCAGCCCGCATACATCGCCGGCGACCTGGCCTACTATCTGGACAAGCGCCAGCGCGGATTCGACTTGTGCATCTACATGCTCGGCGCCGACCACCACGGTTACATCGCACGGCTCAAGGCCGCCGCGGCCGCACTCGGCGACGACCCGGACACCGTTGAGGTCCTGATCGGCCAGATGGTCAACCTCGTACGCGACGGCCAACCGGTCCGGATGAGCAAGCGGGCCGGGACCGTCATCACCCTCGACGATCTGGTCGATGCCATCGGCGTGGACGCCGCCCGCTACTCGCTGACCCGCTCGTCGGTGGACACCCCGATCGACATCGACCTTGCACTCTGGTCGTCGGCGTCCAACGAAAACCCGGTCTACTACGTTCAATACGCGCATGCGCGGCTCTCGGCGCTGGCCCGTAACGCCGCCGATCTGGGCCTGACTCCCGACACCGCCCACCTGGAACTGCTCACCCATGACAAAGAGGGCGCGCTGATCCGCAACCTCGGTGAGTTCACCCGGGTGCTCAAGGCTGGTGCCTCGCTGCGCGAACCGCACCGGGTGTGCCGCTACCTCGAAGACCTGGCCGGCGACTACCACCGGTTCTACGACTCGTGCCGGGTGCTGCCCATGGGCGATGAAGAGCCCGGCGATCTGCATCGTGCGCGGCTGGCCTTGTGTGCGGCCACCCGCCAGGTGATCGCCAACGGTCTGAACATCCTCGGCGTCTCGGCACCGGAGCGGATGTGA